GGTCAGCTTGTCGTAGTCGGTGCGCTGTCCGACACGGGCGGCTTCCACAACGTAGGAGCAACGGCGGATCGGCGAGAAGATCGAGTCGATCGGGATGACGCCGATCGGCTGGTCGTCGTCCTTGTTCTCCTCGGCCGGGCGGTAACCGCGGCCGCGGCCGATGGTCACGTACATCTCGAGACGGGTCTTCTTCTCGAGCGTGGCGATCGGAGCCCCGGGGTTGAGGATCTCGACGCCGGCCGGCAGGTCGATGTCGGCGGCGGTGACGTCACCGGGGCCGGTGACGACGATCGGCGCTTCAACCGCGTCGGCCTCGGTGTGCATGCGCACGACGAGGTCCTTGAGGTTCAGCACGATGTCGGTGACGTCTTCCTTGACACCGGCGATGTTCGAGAATTCATGGGAAACGTCTTCGATGCGGACCGACGTGATCGCGGCGCCGCTCAGTGAAGACAGCAGTACACGCCGAAGGCTGGAGCCGAAGGTGTAACCGAAGCCCTTGTCGAGGGGCTCGATCGTGAAGACGCCCTTGTTCTCGTTGACCTGCTCGGAGCTGATGCTGGGTACCTGAAAGTCTGTGCTCATAAAGTTCCTTGGTTATTCGTGGGAGGGGAGGACTGGGCCGAAAGCCGGAGGCCTAGACGCGACGGCGCTTGCGCGGACGGCAGCCGTTGTGTGCCTGGGGGGTGACGTCCTTGACGCTGGTCACGTCAAGCCCTGCGGCCTGAAGTGAACGAACTGCTGTGTCCTTGCCCGATCCGGCGCCCTTGGCGAAGACCTCGACCTTCTGCAGGCCGTGCTCGATGCCTTTCTTGGCGGCGGCGTCGGCGGTCACCTGGGCGGCGAACGGCGTCGACTTGCGTGAACCCTTGAATCCGGCACTGCCGGCCGACTCCCAGGCAATGACGTTGCCCTCGAGGTCGGTCAGGGTGACGATGGTGTTGTTGAAGGAAGTCTTGATGTGCGCCTGCCCGACCGCGATGTTCTTCTTGACGCGGCGACGGGTACGGGCCTTGGCTGGTTTCTTAGCTGCTGCCATGGTCTAAACCTTTCGCTTTCCGGCGACGCTCATGCGGCGCGGACCCTTGCGGCTCCGGGCGTTGGTCTTGGTGCGCTGTCCCCGGACCGGCAGGCCACGGCGGTGGCGCATGCCCCGGTAGGCGCCGATCTCCATCAGGCGCTTGACGTTCTGCGAACGCTCACGGCGGAGGTCACCCTCGACGTCGAGGTCCTCGATCGCCTCACGCAGCTTGATGACCTCGTCTTCGGTCAGGTCCTTGACCTGCGTGTCGCGGTCGATGCCCACCTGGTCAAGCAGGTTCTGGGCGGTCGACTGACCGATTCCGAAAATGTAGGTGAGGCCGATTTCGGCTCTCTTGTTCAGGGGGATGTTTACCCCAGCGATACGCGCCATTGACTAACCCTGCCTCTGTTTGTGTCGCGGGTTCTCACAGATCACCATGACGCGTCCGCGCCGGCGAATAATCTTGCACTTCTCACACATCGGTTTTACCGAGGCTCGGACTTTCATCGTCCTATAGTTCCTTTTGGAAGAGGTGTCCCGACGGCCCCATTAAACGGGCTACGGGCGTGAAAAAACGGCCCATTAGGCCGAAAGTGAACAATAGCAAGAACTTTCACCCCTCGTCCCAGGGAGTAAGGATCCGGGGCCCGTTTGCCGTCGCGGCCACGGTGTATTCGAAGTGTGCGGCCATCGAGCCGTCCTCGGAATAGACCGACCAGCCGTCGTCATCCATGTAGATTCCGGCTTCGCCGACGTTGACCATCGGCTCGATCGCAAAGACCATTCCGGCCTCGATCTCCGGTCCCTTGCCTGCCGGGCCGTAGTTCGGGATCTGGGGCTCCTCGTGCATGTCCTGCCCGATACCGTGCCCGACCAGGGTCTTGATGACCGAGAATCCCGCCGCCTCGACGTGCTTCTGGACGGCATTGGAGATGTCCCCCACCCGGTTGCCCGGGACCATCTGCGCCGCGGCCAGGTCGAGCGATTCCTTGGTCACGTCGAGCAGGCGCTGGGTGGTTTGATCGACCGCGCCGACCGCGACCGTGCTGGCGCCGTCGGCGACCCAGCCGTCGAGCGTGACGCCGATGTCGATCGAGAGGATGTCGCCCTTCTCCAGGGTGTACGGCCCCGGGATGCCGTGGACGACCATCGCGTTCGGGGACGCGCAGATCGAGCCGGGGAAACCGCGGAAGCCCTTGAAGGTGGGAACGCCACCCTGGGACCGGATGAACTTCTCGGCGGCTTCGTCGAGCTCGGCGGTGGTCACGCCGGCGCGGCACTTCTTGCAGACCAGCTGCATGCAGCGGGCGTGGACCTTGCCGGCCGCCGCCATCAACTCGAGTTGTTCGTCCGTCTTACGGGTGATCATGCAGCGCTTAGGGCCAGGGAATCTACGAGCCCTCTTCGAGGCTCAGTGTCGAAATCAGCTTGCGGATCGATTCGCCGACCCGGTCAGGGGTTTCAACGCCCTCGATCCGGTTGAGCAGGCCCTGCTTCTTGTAGAAGTCGATCAGCGGCGCCGTCTTCTCGTGGTACTGCTCGAGCCGGTGGCGCACGACTTCAGGCTTGTCGTCGTCCCGCGTGATCAGCTCGGAGCCGTCGATGTCGCAGATGCCGTCGACCTGCGGGGGATTGAACTCGACGTGGTAGACGTGACCGTCCTTGACGCTGACCCGGCGGCCGGACAGGCGTCGCACGATCTCCTCGTCGGACGAGTCGATCAGGATCACGCCGGTCAGCGAGCGGCCGAGCTCATGCAGCTTCTGGTCGAGCGCTTCGGCCTGCGGCACCGTGCGGGGAAATCCGTCGAGGATGAAACCGTGCTCGGCCCCGGGGTCCTCCAGCCGGTCGGCGATGATGCCGATCAGCACCTCGTCCGGGACCAGGTCACCGCGGTCCATGAATTCCTTGGCCTTGAGGCCGACGTCGGTCTCGTCCTTGACCGCCGCGCGCAGGATGTCCCCGGTCGCGTAATACGGCAGCTCGAGGTCCTCCTGGAGGCGTTCGCCCTGGGTTCCTTTGCCGCTACCGGGCGGACCGAGAAGAATGAGGTTGAGATTAGGCATCTAGGCTTCTACTTGAGAAAGCCTTCGTAGTTCCGCATCATCAGCTGGGCCT
The sequence above is a segment of the Thermoleophilia bacterium genome. Coding sequences within it:
- a CDS encoding adenylate kinase, whose protein sequence is MPNLNLILLGPPGSGKGTQGERLQEDLELPYYATGDILRAAVKDETDVGLKAKEFMDRGDLVPDEVLIGIIADRLEDPGAEHGFILDGFPRTVPQAEALDQKLHELGRSLTGVILIDSSDEEIVRRLSGRRVSVKDGHVYHVEFNPPQVDGICDIDGSELITRDDDKPEVVRHRLEQYHEKTAPLIDFYKKQGLLNRIEGVETPDRVGESIRKLISTLSLEEGS
- the rpsM gene encoding 30S ribosomal protein S13, which codes for MARIAGVNIPLNKRAEIGLTYIFGIGQSTAQNLLDQVGIDRDTQVKDLTEDEVIKLREAIEDLDVEGDLRRERSQNVKRLMEIGAYRGMRHRRGLPVRGQRTKTNARSRKGPRRMSVAGKRKV
- a CDS encoding DNA-directed RNA polymerase subunit alpha; the encoded protein is MSTDFQVPSISSEQVNENKGVFTIEPLDKGFGYTFGSSLRRVLLSSLSGAAITSVRIEDVSHEFSNIAGVKEDVTDIVLNLKDLVVRMHTEADAVEAPIVVTGPGDVTAADIDLPAGVEILNPGAPIATLEKKTRLEMYVTIGRGRGYRPAEENKDDDQPIGVIPIDSIFSPIRRCSYVVEAARVGQRTDYDKLTLELETDGSIEPNTALREASEILIKSLAIFSDPDRVEELTAREPVVAEVAVESNGAGAGPDNDILIDELELSVRSFNCLKRAGVETIGQLLQKSESELGAIPNFGQKSIEEVIENLQNRGYDLRQD
- the rpsK gene encoding 30S ribosomal protein S11, with amino-acid sequence MAAAKKPAKARTRRRVKKNIAVGQAHIKTSFNNTIVTLTDLEGNVIAWESAGSAGFKGSRKSTPFAAQVTADAAAKKGIEHGLQKVEVFAKGAGSGKDTAVRSLQAAGLDVTSVKDVTPQAHNGCRPRKRRRV
- the rpmJ gene encoding 50S ribosomal protein L36, giving the protein MKVRASVKPMCEKCKIIRRRGRVMVICENPRHKQRQG
- the map gene encoding type I methionyl aminopeptidase, producing MITRKTDEQLELMAAAGKVHARCMQLVCKKCRAGVTTAELDEAAEKFIRSQGGVPTFKGFRGFPGSICASPNAMVVHGIPGPYTLEKGDILSIDIGVTLDGWVADGASTVAVGAVDQTTQRLLDVTKESLDLAAAQMVPGNRVGDISNAVQKHVEAAGFSVIKTLVGHGIGQDMHEEPQIPNYGPAGKGPEIEAGMVFAIEPMVNVGEAGIYMDDDGWSVYSEDGSMAAHFEYTVAATANGPRILTPWDEG